CGATATATAAGTCGTAGAGTTTTTTGCGGGCACATTCATTTGGGCTGTCGAAGCTATTCCCATACCCTCTGCAGAAATGCTCTGAATTCTCAATATAACGAAAATAATATTCCATAAGTGGATCGCCCCAAAGTGCCCGCTCCCAATCAATCAACGCAACGATACGGCCCTCTTGCACAAACACATTGCCATCCCATAAATCCCAGTGTATTAGACGAGGCTCAGTGACTGCGTCCATAACATGTAAACGACTTATGATCTCTGCCTCAACGATTTCTAACGGAATGGGCATCTTCGCTTCTAAACGACGTGCATCGTCAAGCAAATTCATCATCAAATGCTTAAAGGTTTCCCGCCATGAAGTCCCTTTTACTTGTGTGGATGCACTAAATAGCCCGAAACGTTCACCATGAATCTCATTAATTAAGCGGCAATAACGACCTAACTCTGCCTCAATACTAATTCTCTGCTGCGGACTTAGTTCTTCCTTAATTTCATTATAGGGCTGGCCGATTATTTTCTCCATGAAAAAAAACTCACTCGAAATCAAATTTTTACTGTTATCATAAGCGTATACCTCAGGCACAGGTACTGTCGCTTTTGACTTCATCAATCGCATCGCCGCAACTTCAGTAGCCATAATATCATGTTCATAACTAAGGGTGTCTGTTTCATCTGATGGCGCGATCTTTATAATCATTGCTCTACCGTCTGACAATAGAAGGTCATATGCTGCGTTAAAATAACCTCCCGTCAGTTCCGTACTTCGAATAATGCTCACATGATTTCCAAAAGTAGCACCAACCAGAATATTCTGTTGCTCTGTAGTTAATTTCGTTTTAGTAGAACTTTCCAAAATCTCACCACCATAATGAATTAAGTATCAAACCATAAACAATCCTTCTCCAATGGATCAAAAATTGTTAAAATTAGAACTATCGAGTATCTTTAGCCAGCTTTTCATGAAAGAGAGGAAAAACATTATCATGATTATAAAACCTAGAACACGCGGCTTTATCTGTACTACCGCCCATCCGCAAGGTTGCGCTCGTCAAGTAGAGCGACAAATCGAATATATCCAGGCACAACCCGAGATCAAAGGACCACGTAAGGTGCTTGTCATTGGCGCCTCTACAGGATATGGCCTCGCCTCACGGATTACAGCCGCCTTTGGGGCTGGAGCCAGCACAGTAGGCGTCTACCGCCAGAGCAGCAGCAACGGAGCCCGTACAGCCTCTGCTGGTTGGTACAATTCAGCAGCTTTTGAAGAGCTTGCAGAGAAATCGGGTCTTCAATCCTTTAGCGTAACCGGTGATGCCTTCTCCAAAGAGACTAAGGATAGAACTATACAGCTGATTCGTAGTGAATTGGGACAAGTTGATCTAGTCATCTACAGCGTTGCTTCCGCTCGCCGAACAGACCCTATGACGGGTGAAATTTATAACTCCGTAATTAAACCAATAGGGGATACCTATACCAATAAAACTGTAAACTTTCATACGGGTGAGGTAAGCCAAATTTCCATTGAGCCCGCTACCGAAAAGGAAATCGATGATACCGTTCGAGTCATGGGTGGTGACGATTGGCAGCTTTGGATTGAAGCACTTCAACAAGCCGGAGCATTGGCCGATCATGCCACCACAATCGCATTCTCTTATATCGGACCAGAAATCACCCAGTCCGTATATCGCAAGGGCACGATTGGGCGTGCAAAAGATCATCTTGAATCCACAGCACATAAGCTTAACGAAGAACTATCTATTATAGACGGTCGGGCATATGTAGCGGTTACGAAAGGTCTCGTCACACAGTCTAGCTCAGCGATTCCTGTCGTACCCTTGTACACTTCTGCTCTATACAAAATCATGAAAGAGAAAGGACTTCATGAAGGCTGTATTGAGCAAACCTATCGATTGTTCGCAGAGCGTCTATATGCACTAGAGGGGACTCCTGTGGATGAAGAAGGCCGCATCCGAATAGATGACTGGGAGATGTCCCCGGCTGTACAAACTCAAGTGGCTCAAATCTGGGATGAACTCGCTACAGACAATATCTATGAATTGACAGATCTGCATAGCTACAAACAGGAATTCTTCCAGTTATTTGGATTCGAGACTGAAGGTGTAGATTATGAAGCAGAAACTGACCCAGATGTAACGATTACCAATCAGCGATAAACAATAAATTATGTTGCGGACTATCTTCTATCAGGCGTTAAAGGTTGCTCAAGTGCATACAATTCTTCTTCAATGGAAATCATCCTTTGCTCAATCACTTTACGGGCGTCTGCCAGTGCCTGATTATAAATATAAGGCGAGAGTTCTTTGAGCATAAAATCGAGAAGATTCTCACTTGCTAATTGACCAATTTCGCTGGACAACTCCGAATCAAAATAATCTTGAATGCTGGATGTAATCTGGAGCTTGTGTTCTCTTTGAATTTTTATCGGTTGCATGCTCGTCCTCCAATGGGTATGTTTAGTAATTCAGAATATCAATACAGGAAAAATGACGTGCTTGCGCACGTCATTTCTTATGTTCTATTAGACCCACCACATTTCTGTCAGTGGCTCCTCAATCAATACTTGTTGAAGATTACTTACAGCTTTGGAGAAGCCTTCTTCCACAGACATTAACCCATCTTCATGCTCAATACTAACCACATAATCATATCCTACCAAACGAAGAGCACTCATAATGTCAGCCCAAGTCTTAAGATCATGTCCAAAGCCGACCGAACGGAACTGCCAAGCGCGATCAAGCATTTTGGTATAGGATTGCATATCTGTTAAGCCATGCATATTGACATTGACTGGATCAATAACCGTATCTTTAGCGTGGAAATGATGAATTGCACCTTGGCGCCCCAAAATATGAATCGCCTGTACCGGATCAATCCCTTGCCACCACATATGACTTGGATCAAGGTTAGCTCCGATCACTTCACCCGCAGCTTCTCTCAAACGTAGCAGAGTACCTGGTGTGTGAACGGAGAATCCGCCGTGTAGCTCAAGACCCACCTTTACATCATGCTGAGCAGCAAATGCTCCCCACTCCGTCCAGTACGGAATCACTTTATTCTCCCATTGCCAATCCAGAATTTCTTGATAATCATTTGGCCATGGAGCTACCGGCCAGTTCGGATACTTGGCACCCTCATGATCACCCGGACATCCTGAGAACGTATTAACGACTGGAATACCTAGCTTCTGCGCCAATTTGACCGAGTTTACGAAATCCTCATGATCTTTCTGTGCAAGCTCTTTTTGTGGGTGCAGCGGATTTCCGTGACAGCTTAGTGCACTGATCGTTAATCCACGAGATTCTACAGCATGCTTGAATTCTTTCAATGCCGTTTCATTCTCGAGCAACATCTTAGGATCACAGTGACTGTTGCCAGGATTACCACCCGTACCAATTTCTACTGCCTTTAGTCCTTTGGACGCTACATAATCAAGAGCATCCTCCAGCTTACGGCCGCCAAACAAGACCATAAATACTCCAAGTTTCATTGTAAGTCACCTCTCATGCTAATAGTTTACTTACCTTCACCATACAAATCGAAGTCTTTCAGCACTTGATTCTTCTCAGCAGATTCAAAAATAGCCTCAATTAAATTCTGAACACGCAGTACTTCGGCATTCTTAACGATTGGTTCTGCTGTTCCCTCAATTACGGCTGCGAAATTGTCATAGAAGCTAGAGCCTAGCTCCGCTGGTTGAGGTAAAGCTTCAGTAATCGTAGCCCCTTCCGAAGGAGGCGCCATAGTTTTAGTTAATCCAACACCTGCACGTATAGGCTTAGGCTCGATCTTTTCACCTTCATGGTTTCTAGTTACTAAACGTCCAGTTAAAGACCAATCCTCGATAATTCCAGTTCCTTCAATACCCTTCACATACCATCTAGGCAGCGTAATAAAGTTGGTTGTGCCAACCTCTACGATTGCTTTTATCCCATTCTCAAATTGCAGGATAGCCTCAAAACCATCATCTACATCATTGCCGAGAATAAAGCTCAGACTGCTGCTCACACTGGTGACTTTGCTGTCGATCATAAATAAGAGCTGATCCAATAAATGAACGCCCCAATCCAGCAGCATTCCTCCACCTTGTGCCTTGACATGGCGCCAGTCTCCTGGAATACCATTCGCCCCGTGTACGCGAGATTCGATCTGGAACAAAGAACCGATAGTCTCTTGATCATACATTTTTTTGATGGTTAAGAAATCCTCATCCCAACGTCTGTTCTGATGTACCATGAACACACGTCCTGCTGCATCTGCAGCGGCCAGCATTTCTTGAAGCTCTTCACTCGACATAGCGACCGGCTTCTCACAAATAACATGTTTGCCAGCTTGCAGCGCACGTATAGCAATTTCTTTGTGCACATCATTTGGTGTAGCAATAAGAACAATCTCAACTGCAGGATCTGCTAATACTTCTTCATAACTTTCATATACCTTGTAGCCAGCTTTGATGGAGTCCGTACGACGTGCTTCAAGCAGGTCGTACGTTCCTACCACTTCTAAGGAATTATTCACCTTAATCAATTCTGCGTGATATTTCCCCATTCCTCCAAAGCCAACGATGACTACGGAATGTATGTTTGAGCTCATGACTTCCACTCCTATTTCCCTATTAATTATCTGATGTGCCGTCAAAATACACAGCGCGACCTGTACGTGAAGATTCATAAATAGCTTCCAAGATTTGAGTAACGACGAGGGCCTGCTCAGGTTTAACTACAGGTTCCTTATCTTCTCTAACCGCCTCAAGCCACAAGCGAGCTTCACGATCAGATTCATTTTCCTGTCCTCCATCAAAGAAAGCTACTCCACCAGCAGACAAGTCTACTTTGGTCTCATACAGACGTCCACCACGGTCACCATTTAGGCGCAGACCATCCTTCATATCTGCACCACCTTCTGTACCTGCAAGAAGCGTCTGAGCTTCACGATATTCAGATACATTAAGTGCCCAGCTGGATTCAAGTACAATTGTAGCACCATTTTCCATGGTAATAAATCCAAAAGCCGAATCTTCTACCTTAAATCGCTCAGGATCCCAAGGACCAAAAGCATTTCCAGCGTTCTTTCGGTTACTCAGCTTATGGAAAGACGAGCCCATAACACTGCGTGGTTTATAATTATCCATCATCCATAAAGTAAGATCAAGCGCATGTGTACCGATATCGATCAGTGGTCCGCCGCCTTGCTTTTCTTCATCCAAGAACACTCCCCAAGTAGGAACCGCACGACGACGTAGCGCAATTGCTTTTGCATAATAGATATCTCCAAGTTCGCCGTTTTCGCAGAGCGCTTTCAGGTATTCACTATCCGAACGATAACGATTCTGGTAAGCGACAGACAACTTCATACCTGTACGCTTGGCAGCATCCAACATTTCTTGTGCTTGAGCGGTAGTTTTAGCCATTGGTTTCTCACACATTACATGCTTTCCAGCTTCCAATGCTGCAATAGTAATCACGGAGTGACTGTCATTCGGTGTACATACATGAACAATATCAAATCCGCCAGCTTTTAAAAGCTCGGTGTAATCTGTATAGACAGCAGCACCTTCAGCGCCATAAGTCTTTGCCGCTTCTTGTGCACGTTCTTCAACGATGTCGCAGAAAGCTACCATTTCAGCATCCTTCTGACGTGACAAACTCGGCATATGTTTTCCATTCGCGATACCACCGCAACCTACAATAGCAATTCTCAACTTATTAGACATTAACTTTTCCTCCTTGATTTGCGTATGCTTTTACCCATTTCAAACTATCTTCTACACTTTCTAATGGTGAACGTCTGCAGAAATCTTGCTCTACTACCGCCCACTCCACATTTGCCTGTACAGCTGCATCTAAAATTGCTTTAAGGTTCACTTCACCTTCACCTAGCACAACTGTTTCCGGAGTACCATCTTCCTGTTTCTTCAAATCCTTCAGATGGATGATCGGTAGTCTACCTGCGTATTTATTGATATATTCAACCGGATCATAGCCAGCATGATGTACCCAGCAAGTATCCATTTCCACTTTCAGTAGGTCAGCTGGCACTTCTTCAAACAATCCATCAAAAGCTGTGCGGTCACTATCACCATATTTTTCTGTTAACTCGAAATCATGATTGTGATACAGAAGAACTGCTCCACCCGCTTTGCACTTTTCACCAATAACTTTTAGATTCGCAGCAACCTCTTCATAGTTACGTTGTTCTTCTGACAGATAAGGAACAATCAAATTAGGATTTCCAATCTCAAGATTGTAAGAGATCTCTGCTTCTGTATCATTCAGCAATGCGTCATAAGGGCGATGTGCGCCAAGGGCTACCAGTCCAAGCTCATTTAGCAATTGTTTAACTTCTGCTGCGGTACGACCGAAAAAGTGAAAAAACTCTACGCCTTTATATCCAAGGGCTGCTACCTTGCGCAGTGTTCCTTCAAAATCCTGTTCCAGTTCTTCTCTAAGTGTGTACAATTGCAGACCTATCTTCAGCATTTTCTAATCACTCCAATGGGTTTAGGGTTAACTTGCTAATTCGTATAAACTTCCTTCCGCTGCTCGTCCCCTAAGAGATTAATAGCGGATTTCACTTGAACAATAATGCTGTTGCAGAATTGACTAATCTGATTCCCATTAGTTTCCTTTAACTACCATTCTTGTTTGCATAGCTAATATCGACTCCGCATAGCGTTGATGGTCGATTTCTTTCTTTATTGCTTAGGTACATAGTAATATGAAAGCGTATATAATAAAATGAATAATATGATTAAAACATGAACAATCTGATTATCATTTCTAGACATCAAGGAGGAGCTATGACTCAATCAACTACCTGTCACGTATTATCAGCTGGATTCTCATTTCATCGTAAACCATTTCATATGTCTCATAGTCATGGAAATCAGAACTATTTAATTCGTCTGCAAACGGAGGGCCGAAGCCGAGCCTTGATCGACGGTGTCATGACTCCAGTAGAGAGCGGCGATATCATGCTGTTTGCTCCTAACGATCCTTACTATTTAATCATTGATAAGGAAGAGTATCCTGTAGGTAAGCCGCGAATTGAAAGCGGAGATTATCATATTTTTTGTGAAGGAACTTGGATTGAGGAGTGGTGGCAGCGCGCTCAAAGACCCACTCGTCTAAGTGTGCCATTAAGTGAGAATTTTCTTGGTCTGTTTCGGCAGCTGATTCTTGAGCACAGACGTCTATCCGATTTCTCACCAGCGATATCCGCCTGTTATCTGCAAATCCTATGTATGGAAATCGACAGACTCATTACAGATCAACCAGCGATTACGCCTAAAGGTTATCTAGCCTACCGAATGAAGCAATATGTTGAGGAGCATGCAACCTTACCATTTTTGTTGGAGGATGTTGCCGCTCATGTAGATATCTCCGTCTCCCGTGCCGTCCATTTATTTAAAGAAGCCTTCGACACGAGCATTATTAAATATGTAAATGATGTCCGGCTAGAAATGGCAAGAGAACGAATAACCTTCAGTCCTATGCCGCTGGAGCAAGTAGCAGAAACCTGCGGGTTCGCAAATTACACCTATTTTCACCGCGTATTCCGTAGTCGTTTCGGCATGTCACCTAGACAGTACCGTGTGCATAGCAGAGCACAAGTATAAAAAGATACGAGACGCATAAACAAGCAAAAACGCCTACGGCGTCCCTAAAGGACGGTAAGCGTTTATGCGAGAAATATAAGGATAATGTATTACGTGAAGCGTATCTTCATAAATTTTAAAAATAGGGCTGTCCCTTTAGTAGATAAACTACTTCAAGGATAGCCCCTGCTTCTATACTCAAACAAAAATCATGATAGTGAGATTATAATTCTTTTACGGCTGAAATGATTAGGAACATCGGTCTTCGATCCTCGTCCTTCATCCATGGATCATTGCACATTTCTTCAGAAGGCTTAGGCTCCCTAACTGCTTTGATAGCAAAACCAGCACCAATTAAATCATTGAAGTAGGTTGAAATCGTACGATGATATTTAATCACATGTTCTGTTAAGAATGTGGTTTCACGCAGTCCCTCAGACTGATAATGATCTACAGGCCAATGGAGGCGATTTCCTTGGTCATCCACGTACCAGTCCTGTTCATTTCGAGAAGTAAAGATGGGATGTTCCACTGAAAAAATAAAGCTTCCGCCTGGCTTAAGATAAGTATTAACCTTGCGGCAGATGGCTTCAAAGGACTCGATATAATGTAAGGCCAACGAACTAATGACCACATCAAATTGCTCGCTTGCAAATTCAATGTCCTCAATCGGTTTCTGGATAAAGGTTATGGCAGGATCGTCTGTTTTTTCACGCGCTTCTTGAAGCATTTTTTCAGAGATATCCACTCCTATGACCGAACTTGCTTGCTGCTCACGTGCATATAAACAGTGCCAGCCAAATCCGCAGCCTAAATCAAGAACACTTTTATTATGTAAATCTGGGAGAAGTGACTTTAATACATGCCATTCCCCCGCAGCTTCAAGTCCACCAATGGAACGAGGCATTTGTTTATAGGCTGAGAAGAAATTTGAGTCATCATATTTATTTTGTTTCATCAGTTACACATCTCCTATGCAGTATGTCTTCAATCAGTATATTCTTAGTGACATATTCTTTTCAAATCGCCAAATGAAAAGGAGCATCATCTTGGAAGATCTGCTCCTTGTGTTTATTCTTATTCAGTTGCTGCTGCTTGCTCGGTGTTAACCGTACATGCTGTGAAATGGCGCCATAATCCCCATTGGATCTTCGACTTTGAGCTGCGCACCAGGTTCCTGAGCGCTCTGCCTTTAGCAAGGCTTTTTGTGTTTTGGTACGTGCCATGTGGCACCACACTCCTATTCATTGGTGAACTATGAGACAACTACATTTTAACATATTCCAGACTATGAGTGCAGCCAGAATTCCGTTACAATGAGATCACTGATAGTTATCTAACTTATCTAAATAGATTCGGAGGTTTTTTAGGATGAAATATGATGTTTTGTATGAGGGTGCTTTTGCTATGCTGAAGGTATACCTAAACCCAGGCGAAAGCGTTAAAGCTGAAATGGGCGCAATGGTCGCAATGTCACCAAACGTAGAATTAAAAGGAACCGCTGATGGTGGCATAATGCGAGGCCTAGGCAGAATGCTAAGCGGAGAAAAGTTTTTCTTTCAGGAACTAAGAGCTACACGTGGTCAAAGCGAGGTACTGCTATCTCCTGGCTCATTAGGTGATATCCAAGCTATCGAATTAGACGGATCCTATAAGCTGTTAGTTCAGAAGGATGGATTCCTAGCTGGAACTGAAGGCATTCAAGTGAATACCAAAATGCAAAATTTAACGCGAGGTCTCTTCTCCGGTGAGGGCTTCTTTATTGTTGAAATCAGTGGAAGAGGAACTGTATTCCTGTCTTCCTTCGGAGCGATCCACGCCATTAATTTAGCACCTGGTGAAGAGATGGTTATCGATAATGGGCATCTTGTCGCGTGGCCAGATTATATGGACTATAAAGTTGAAAAAGCGGCCGCCGGTTGGTTAAACAGTTTAACCAGTGGTGAAGCACTCGTCTGCCGATTCCGTGGAGAAGGTGTTATCCTCGTTCAGAGTCGTAACCCTGGAAGCTTCGGAACGTGGATTAAATCCTTCGTGCCTACTCGAAGCTAAAGAAAAAACGCATGCTGTCTCCATAGCTGGATTTCCTATATCTATCAAAAACGCAAAGCAACGCTTCTCCTGTTAGTTGAGACGCGCTGCTTTGCGTTTTTTTGCCTCACTGTGGCTTACTCAAGCATGTTCTGGAAGAAGATTGTACAACGGTGCGATCGCGGAGTGTCCTCAAATAAATAGGGAATTTCTCCCTATAAATTAAATGATTTATTATGAAATATAGGGAATTCGCCGATTTATAGGGAGGATTTCCCTATGACCATTCATATAGG
This window of the Paenibacillus sp. FSL R10-2734 genome carries:
- a CDS encoding class I SAM-dependent methyltransferase gives rise to the protein MKQNKYDDSNFFSAYKQMPRSIGGLEAAGEWHVLKSLLPDLHNKSVLDLGCGFGWHCLYAREQQASSVIGVDISEKMLQEAREKTDDPAITFIQKPIEDIEFASEQFDVVISSLALHYIESFEAICRKVNTYLKPGGSFIFSVEHPIFTSRNEQDWYVDDQGNRLHWPVDHYQSEGLRETTFLTEHVIKYHRTISTYFNDLIGAGFAIKAVREPKPSEEMCNDPWMKDEDRRPMFLIISAVKEL
- a CDS encoding TIGR00266 family protein — protein: MKYDVLYEGAFAMLKVYLNPGESVKAEMGAMVAMSPNVELKGTADGGIMRGLGRMLSGEKFFFQELRATRGQSEVLLSPGSLGDIQAIELDGSYKLLVQKDGFLAGTEGIQVNTKMQNLTRGLFSGEGFFIVEISGRGTVFLSSFGAIHAINLAPGEEMVIDNGHLVAWPDYMDYKVEKAAAGWLNSLTSGEALVCRFRGEGVILVQSRNPGSFGTWIKSFVPTRS
- a CDS encoding phosphotransferase — protein: MESSTKTKLTTEQQNILVGATFGNHVSIIRSTELTGGYFNAAYDLLLSDGRAMIIKIAPSDETDTLSYEHDIMATEVAAMRLMKSKATVPVPEVYAYDNSKNLISSEFFFMEKIIGQPYNEIKEELSPQQRISIEAELGRYCRLINEIHGERFGLFSASTQVKGTSWRETFKHLMMNLLDDARRLEAKMPIPLEIVEAEIISRLHVMDAVTEPRLIHWDLWDGNVFVQEGRIVALIDWERALWGDPLMEYYFRYIENSEHFCRGYGNSFDSPNECARKKLYDLYIDLIYFIEYYSRKYDSQGHFKWAHDNLLEGWDRFMN
- a CDS encoding Gfo/Idh/MocA family oxidoreductase; translation: MSNKLRIAIVGCGGIANGKHMPSLSRQKDAEMVAFCDIVEERAQEAAKTYGAEGAAVYTDYTELLKAGGFDIVHVCTPNDSHSVITIAALEAGKHVMCEKPMAKTTAQAQEMLDAAKRTGMKLSVAYQNRYRSDSEYLKALCENGELGDIYYAKAIALRRRAVPTWGVFLDEEKQGGGPLIDIGTHALDLTLWMMDNYKPRSVMGSSFHKLSNRKNAGNAFGPWDPERFKVEDSAFGFITMENGATIVLESSWALNVSEYREAQTLLAGTEGGADMKDGLRLNGDRGGRLYETKVDLSAGGVAFFDGGQENESDREARLWLEAVREDKEPVVKPEQALVVTQILEAIYESSRTGRAVYFDGTSDN
- the fabV gene encoding enoyl-ACP reductase FabV, producing MIIKPRTRGFICTTAHPQGCARQVERQIEYIQAQPEIKGPRKVLVIGASTGYGLASRITAAFGAGASTVGVYRQSSSNGARTASAGWYNSAAFEELAEKSGLQSFSVTGDAFSKETKDRTIQLIRSELGQVDLVIYSVASARRTDPMTGEIYNSVIKPIGDTYTNKTVNFHTGEVSQISIEPATEKEIDDTVRVMGGDDWQLWIEALQQAGALADHATTIAFSYIGPEITQSVYRKGTIGRAKDHLESTAHKLNEELSIIDGRAYVAVTKGLVTQSSSAIPVVPLYTSALYKIMKEKGLHEGCIEQTYRLFAERLYALEGTPVDEEGRIRIDDWEMSPAVQTQVAQIWDELATDNIYELTDLHSYKQEFFQLFGFETEGVDYEAETDPDVTITNQR
- a CDS encoding DUF2164 domain-containing protein, which encodes MQPIKIQREHKLQITSSIQDYFDSELSSEIGQLASENLLDFMLKELSPYIYNQALADARKVIEQRMISIEEELYALEQPLTPDRR
- a CDS encoding sugar phosphate isomerase/epimerase — translated: MKLGVFMVLFGGRKLEDALDYVASKGLKAVEIGTGGNPGNSHCDPKMLLENETALKEFKHAVESRGLTISALSCHGNPLHPQKELAQKDHEDFVNSVKLAQKLGIPVVNTFSGCPGDHEGAKYPNWPVAPWPNDYQEILDWQWENKVIPYWTEWGAFAAQHDVKVGLELHGGFSVHTPGTLLRLREAAGEVIGANLDPSHMWWQGIDPVQAIHILGRQGAIHHFHAKDTVIDPVNVNMHGLTDMQSYTKMLDRAWQFRSVGFGHDLKTWADIMSALRLVGYDYVVSIEHEDGLMSVEEGFSKAVSNLQQVLIEEPLTEMWWV
- a CDS encoding sugar phosphate isomerase/epimerase; the encoded protein is MLKIGLQLYTLREELEQDFEGTLRKVAALGYKGVEFFHFFGRTAAEVKQLLNELGLVALGAHRPYDALLNDTEAEISYNLEIGNPNLIVPYLSEEQRNYEEVAANLKVIGEKCKAGGAVLLYHNHDFELTEKYGDSDRTAFDGLFEEVPADLLKVEMDTCWVHHAGYDPVEYINKYAGRLPIIHLKDLKKQEDGTPETVVLGEGEVNLKAILDAAVQANVEWAVVEQDFCRRSPLESVEDSLKWVKAYANQGGKVNV
- a CDS encoding AraC family transcriptional regulator, encoding MTQSTTCHVLSAGFSFHRKPFHMSHSHGNQNYLIRLQTEGRSRALIDGVMTPVESGDIMLFAPNDPYYLIIDKEEYPVGKPRIESGDYHIFCEGTWIEEWWQRAQRPTRLSVPLSENFLGLFRQLILEHRRLSDFSPAISACYLQILCMEIDRLITDQPAITPKGYLAYRMKQYVEEHATLPFLLEDVAAHVDISVSRAVHLFKEAFDTSIIKYVNDVRLEMARERITFSPMPLEQVAETCGFANYTYFHRVFRSRFGMSPRQYRVHSRAQV
- a CDS encoding Gfo/Idh/MocA family oxidoreductase translates to MSSNIHSVVIVGFGGMGKYHAELIKVNNSLEVVGTYDLLEARRTDSIKAGYKVYESYEEVLADPAVEIVLIATPNDVHKEIAIRALQAGKHVICEKPVAMSSEELQEMLAAADAAGRVFMVHQNRRWDEDFLTIKKMYDQETIGSLFQIESRVHGANGIPGDWRHVKAQGGGMLLDWGVHLLDQLLFMIDSKVTSVSSSLSFILGNDVDDGFEAILQFENGIKAIVEVGTTNFITLPRWYVKGIEGTGIIEDWSLTGRLVTRNHEGEKIEPKPIRAGVGLTKTMAPPSEGATITEALPQPAELGSSFYDNFAAVIEGTAEPIVKNAEVLRVQNLIEAIFESAEKNQVLKDFDLYGEGK